From the genome of Thermogutta terrifontis, one region includes:
- the ptsP gene encoding phosphoenolpyruvate--protein phosphotransferase has product MMRLQGIAVSPGIAIGKAVVIGQDSFSIPREYVEADAVEQEVARFREALQVAAREIENNRDLVTRELGPKSGAIFQAHLEILEDPKIREDVESLIRNRQYSSEKAVSLVLRQFAEMFRRLPNPVIADRAYDVLDIERHLLRALLGQPHRSLYHLTSPAVVLARNLTPSEVANLDRKMVRGFATELGGPTSHTAIVAQGMGIPAVVGTGPFLTEVSGGDIVIVDGDRGIVIVRPDESTLREYEEEARAIRAFITELEKLRDLPAETLDGTRIEIYGNIEFPHEAALCLQNGAEGIGLYRTEFLYLGRNDLPSEEDHYQAYCEVVRIMGDRPVTIRTFDLGADKVPLQLGLEKEANPCLGLRSIRLALRYLPLFQTQLRAILRASVCGNVQIMFPMISTLAELRQAKLMLAEVMEDLAESRIPFRRDIPLGIMVEVPSVAVTIDRFLDEVDFISLGTNDLIQYTLAVDRTNRNVVNMYNATEPAVLRLIHHVIQEASRKGVPVSLCGQMSSHPLHTMLLIGLGLRKFSVAAHSILEIKKVCRSVTVQQCEALAKRALEMDHARDVQALLREQLIKLIPAFSRIM; this is encoded by the coding sequence ATGATGCGTTTGCAGGGAATAGCGGTATCTCCGGGGATAGCCATCGGAAAGGCGGTGGTGATTGGGCAGGACAGTTTCAGTATCCCGCGGGAGTACGTCGAGGCAGACGCTGTCGAGCAGGAGGTGGCACGATTTCGAGAAGCCCTTCAGGTGGCCGCCCGGGAAATTGAAAACAATCGGGATCTGGTCACCCGGGAACTCGGCCCCAAATCGGGTGCGATCTTTCAGGCCCATCTGGAAATCCTGGAGGATCCCAAGATTCGCGAGGACGTCGAGTCGCTCATCCGCAACCGCCAGTATTCCTCAGAAAAAGCTGTCAGTCTTGTGTTGCGGCAATTCGCCGAGATGTTCCGGCGGTTGCCCAATCCGGTGATCGCCGATCGGGCCTATGACGTTCTGGACATCGAGCGGCATTTGTTGCGGGCCCTTCTCGGACAGCCCCATCGCAGTCTCTATCATCTGACGTCTCCAGCGGTCGTTCTGGCCAGGAATCTGACGCCCAGCGAAGTGGCCAATTTGGACCGAAAGATGGTCCGCGGCTTTGCCACGGAGCTTGGTGGACCGACCAGCCATACGGCCATCGTGGCCCAGGGCATGGGGATTCCGGCGGTGGTCGGAACGGGACCGTTTCTCACCGAGGTCTCCGGCGGCGATATCGTGATCGTCGATGGTGATCGCGGTATCGTCATCGTTCGCCCGGATGAATCCACCCTCCGTGAATATGAGGAAGAAGCCCGGGCTATCCGTGCATTCATCACGGAGCTAGAAAAGCTTCGGGACCTGCCGGCGGAGACGCTGGACGGCACACGGATTGAAATCTACGGTAATATCGAGTTCCCGCACGAAGCGGCGCTTTGCCTGCAAAATGGAGCGGAAGGCATTGGGCTGTATCGCACCGAGTTTCTCTATCTCGGCCGGAACGATCTGCCCAGCGAAGAAGATCATTACCAGGCGTACTGCGAAGTCGTCCGGATTATGGGTGATCGGCCGGTCACTATCCGCACGTTCGATCTGGGGGCCGATAAAGTCCCGCTCCAACTGGGACTGGAAAAAGAAGCCAACCCCTGTCTGGGCTTGCGAAGTATACGTCTGGCGCTGCGGTATCTGCCCCTGTTTCAAACACAGTTGCGAGCCATTCTGAGGGCCAGCGTGTGTGGTAACGTGCAGATCATGTTCCCCATGATCAGCACGCTGGCCGAGCTTCGCCAGGCCAAACTCATGCTGGCGGAAGTGATGGAAGACCTGGCGGAGAGCCGGATTCCTTTCCGTCGGGACATTCCGCTGGGCATTATGGTGGAAGTTCCCTCCGTTGCCGTGACCATTGACCGGTTCCTGGACGAAGTGGACTTCATCAGTCTGGGAACGAACGATTTGATTCAATACACCCTTGCGGTGGACCGCACCAACCGCAATGTGGTGAACATGTACAACGCCACTGAGCCCGCGGTGCTGCGGCTGATTCATCACGTGATCCAGGAGGCTTCGCGGAAAGGCGTGCCGGTCAGTTTGTGCGGCCAGATGAGCAGTCATCCGCTCCACACCATGCTGCTCATTGGGCTGGGATTGCGGAAGTTCAGTGTGGCCGCCCATTCCATCCTTGAAATCAAGAAGGTCTGCCGCAGCGTGACCGTCCAACAGTGTGAGGCCCTTGCGAAACGGGCTCTGGAAATGGATCATGCCCGCGATGTGCAGGCACTCCTTCGGGAGCAGTTGATCAAGTTGATCCCGGCGTTCAGTCGGATCATGTGA
- a CDS encoding aldo/keto reductase: MKSRLFPALQREVSEIGLGTWQLGGTEWGDVPEEEALNTLAAAAEAGITFIDTADIYGLGRSESLIGRFLKGRPDRDRFIVATKLGRHPEPGWPANFTREVVRRHTEDSLRRLGVDVIDLTQTHSLPLEVMRDTGIFDYLRELRDEGKIRAYGASVESMEEALFCLNVEGMASLQIIFNIFRQKPIDVLFDEAQKRGVALIIRLPLASGLLAGKFTRDTQFAPNDHRFFNRDGEKFNVGETFAGLPFEKGLELVEHIRPWVPSGMTMAQMALRWCLDFDAVTTVIPGAKRPDQARSNAAASDLMPLPPILHNRLGRFYEAQVAAHIRGKY; the protein is encoded by the coding sequence ATGAAGTCGCGATTGTTTCCTGCCTTGCAACGGGAAGTGTCGGAAATCGGATTGGGTACGTGGCAATTGGGCGGCACGGAATGGGGGGACGTGCCCGAGGAGGAGGCCCTCAACACATTGGCGGCTGCCGCAGAGGCGGGTATCACCTTCATTGATACGGCCGACATCTACGGCCTGGGCCGCAGTGAATCGCTCATCGGACGCTTCTTGAAAGGCCGACCAGATCGCGACCGTTTCATTGTGGCCACCAAACTGGGAAGGCATCCCGAACCGGGTTGGCCCGCCAACTTCACCAGGGAAGTCGTCCGCCGCCACACAGAGGATTCCCTCCGTCGCCTGGGCGTGGATGTCATCGATCTGACGCAAACCCACAGCCTCCCCCTGGAGGTCATGCGCGATACAGGCATTTTCGACTATCTGCGCGAACTGCGGGACGAGGGCAAAATACGGGCATACGGTGCCAGCGTAGAAAGCATGGAAGAGGCCCTCTTCTGTCTCAATGTTGAGGGAATGGCCTCTCTCCAGATCATCTTTAACATCTTTCGGCAGAAGCCCATCGATGTCCTTTTCGACGAGGCCCAGAAACGGGGTGTGGCGCTGATCATTCGTCTGCCGCTGGCCAGCGGATTGCTGGCAGGGAAATTCACTCGGGATACCCAATTCGCCCCCAACGACCATCGGTTCTTTAATCGTGATGGCGAGAAGTTCAATGTGGGGGAGACGTTTGCGGGCCTGCCCTTTGAAAAAGGTCTCGAACTCGTCGAGCACATTCGACCATGGGTGCCCTCGGGAATGACCATGGCCCAGATGGCCTTGCGGTGGTGCCTGGATTTTGATGCCGTGACCACCGTTATTCCCGGGGCAAAGCGTCCCGACCAGGCACGGAGCAATGCCGCGGCCAGTGATTTGATGCCGCTTCCTCCCATCCTCCACAACAGGCTGGGCCGTTTCTATGAGGCCCAGGTCGCCGCGCACATTCGGGGCAAGTACTGA
- a CDS encoding HPr family phosphocarrier protein, producing MSEQTGPLRRRVTIRNRAGLHARAASLVRDTVLKHRCRVTLIKAEDPSASLNGAPRADGTSVIEMLSLGAMEGEPLIIEAEGEEAPQVLDALERLVECKFWEDDFAPESQQTFPG from the coding sequence ATGAGCGAGCAAACAGGTCCTTTGCGGCGACGTGTGACGATTCGGAACCGTGCCGGGCTGCATGCCCGGGCGGCCAGCCTCGTCCGCGATACGGTCCTCAAGCACCGATGTCGTGTCACGTTGATCAAAGCGGAGGATCCATCAGCTTCGCTCAACGGGGCTCCTCGGGCCGATGGCACAAGTGTCATTGAGATGCTCAGTCTGGGGGCCATGGAGGGAGAACCGTTGATTATTGAAGCGGAGGGTGAAGAGGCTCCACAGGTTCTGGATGCCCTCGAGCGGCTTGTCGAATGCAAGTTCTGGGAGGATGATTTCGCACCTGAATCGCAGCAGACCTTTCCGGGGTAG
- a CDS encoding PTS sugar transporter subunit IIA codes for MKFSDFVVRDAIVTDLDPDASKEEIIRRLCEALCDAGALSREHLDDIVRALIKREELGTTGIGMGVAVPHTKHPSVDKLVATVGISPDGVDFDALDGEKVHALFLLVSPTDLPGDHLRALEYITRQLHNPTFARFLKQAKTAEDVWVLLEEADAGKYASH; via the coding sequence ATGAAATTCAGTGACTTTGTCGTGCGGGATGCGATCGTCACAGATCTCGATCCTGATGCTTCGAAGGAAGAGATCATCCGGCGGCTCTGCGAGGCCCTGTGTGATGCAGGGGCCTTGAGTCGAGAACACCTGGACGACATCGTGCGGGCATTAATCAAACGGGAAGAGCTGGGGACCACCGGAATCGGGATGGGGGTGGCGGTTCCGCACACAAAGCATCCCAGCGTGGATAAATTGGTGGCTACCGTCGGCATCAGTCCGGACGGCGTGGATTTCGATGCCCTTGACGGTGAAAAGGTACACGCCCTGTTCTTGCTGGTTTCCCCCACTGACCTGCCGGGGGATCACCTCCGGGCGCTCGAATACATCACACGGCAACTCCACAACCCGACGTTTGCCCGATTTCTCAAACAGGCCAAAACCGCGGAAGACGTTTGGGTGCTTCTGGAGGAGGCGGACGCGGGGAAATACGCCAGCCACTGA